The proteins below are encoded in one region of Ursus arctos isolate Adak ecotype North America unplaced genomic scaffold, UrsArc2.0 scaffold_24, whole genome shotgun sequence:
- the PTRH2 gene encoding peptidyl-tRNA hydrolase 2, mitochondrial isoform X1 — protein MKLLSPARKEKMLSRSLVMEYLAHPGALSLAAGVACGMCLGWGLRVRFGMIPKSSLSETDTETGSEASILGESGEYKMILVVRNDLKMGKGKVAAQCSHAAVSAYKQIQRRNPELLKQWEYCGQPKVVVKAPDEETLVELLTHAKMLGLTVSLIQDAGRTQIAPGSRTVLGIGPGPADLIDKVTGHLKLY, from the exons ATGAAGTTGTTGAGTCCTGCGAGGAAAGAAAAG atgCTCTCCAGATCCTTGGTGATGGAGTATTTGGCTCATCCTGGTGCACTTAGCTTGGCTGCCGGAGTTGCTTGTGGCATGTGCCTGGGCTGGGGCCTCCGTGTACGCTTTGGGATGATCCCCAAAAGCTCGCTGAgcgagacagacacagagaccggAAGTGAAGCAAGCATCTTAGGAGAGAGTGGGGAGTACAAAATGATTCTTGTGGTTCGAAATGACTTAAAGATGGGAAAAGGGAAAGTGGCTGCCCAGTGCTCTCATGCTGCTGTTTCTGCCTATAAGCAAATTCAAAGGAGAAACCCTGAATTGCTCAAACAGTGGGAATACTGTGGCCAGCCCAAAGTGGTGGTCAAAGCCCCTGATGAAGAAACTCTGGTTGAATTACTGACCCATGCAAAAATGCTAGGACTGACTGTAAGTTTAATCCAAGATGCTGGACGTACTCAGATTGCACCAGGCTCTAGAACTGTGCTGGGAATTGGGCCAGGACCAGCAGATCTAATTGACAAAGTCACCGGCCACCTAAAACTTTACTAG
- the PTRH2 gene encoding peptidyl-tRNA hydrolase 2, mitochondrial isoform X2: MLSRSLVMEYLAHPGALSLAAGVACGMCLGWGLRVRFGMIPKSSLSETDTETGSEASILGESGEYKMILVVRNDLKMGKGKVAAQCSHAAVSAYKQIQRRNPELLKQWEYCGQPKVVVKAPDEETLVELLTHAKMLGLTVSLIQDAGRTQIAPGSRTVLGIGPGPADLIDKVTGHLKLY, encoded by the coding sequence atgCTCTCCAGATCCTTGGTGATGGAGTATTTGGCTCATCCTGGTGCACTTAGCTTGGCTGCCGGAGTTGCTTGTGGCATGTGCCTGGGCTGGGGCCTCCGTGTACGCTTTGGGATGATCCCCAAAAGCTCGCTGAgcgagacagacacagagaccggAAGTGAAGCAAGCATCTTAGGAGAGAGTGGGGAGTACAAAATGATTCTTGTGGTTCGAAATGACTTAAAGATGGGAAAAGGGAAAGTGGCTGCCCAGTGCTCTCATGCTGCTGTTTCTGCCTATAAGCAAATTCAAAGGAGAAACCCTGAATTGCTCAAACAGTGGGAATACTGTGGCCAGCCCAAAGTGGTGGTCAAAGCCCCTGATGAAGAAACTCTGGTTGAATTACTGACCCATGCAAAAATGCTAGGACTGACTGTAAGTTTAATCCAAGATGCTGGACGTACTCAGATTGCACCAGGCTCTAGAACTGTGCTGGGAATTGGGCCAGGACCAGCAGATCTAATTGACAAAGTCACCGGCCACCTAAAACTTTACTAG